From the Halalkalicoccus sp. CGA53 genome, one window contains:
- a CDS encoding NAD(P)-dependent oxidoreductase, translating to MTRLGFVGLGRMGGSMATHLVRAGHDVAVFDRRDAPIDAMESMGATGVESVAAVGERSDVVFLSLPGPEAVESVAAELAGSLGPGSVVVDTTTSTPETTRTVADSLSEVGVSTLGAPVSGGTYGAEAGTLTVMVGGDPSELDRCRPYVDAFAKNVFHVGEDPGHGHAVKLLNNYLSFAAMVATSEAVVLGEAVGLDIETMCEVFTVSTGRNSATEDKFPDYIAEGEEVGFSLALMEKDIALLERFGDEKGLPLLLAGVVASQIEYTRARYGETGDMTDVYGYLRAAMTGADRPNSGADPRVD from the coding sequence ATGACGCGACTCGGGTTCGTCGGTCTCGGGAGGATGGGCGGTTCGATGGCGACACACCTCGTTCGAGCCGGCCACGACGTGGCCGTCTTCGACCGCAGGGACGCCCCGATCGATGCGATGGAGTCGATGGGTGCGACCGGTGTCGAGTCGGTGGCGGCCGTCGGCGAGCGCTCGGACGTGGTCTTCCTCTCGCTCCCCGGACCCGAGGCGGTCGAGTCGGTCGCCGCCGAGCTCGCGGGGAGCCTCGGTCCGGGATCGGTCGTCGTGGACACGACGACCTCGACGCCGGAGACGACCCGGACGGTCGCCGACTCGCTCTCCGAGGTGGGGGTGTCGACCCTCGGCGCACCCGTCAGCGGCGGCACCTACGGCGCGGAGGCGGGGACACTCACGGTCATGGTCGGCGGCGACCCAAGCGAACTCGACCGCTGTCGGCCCTACGTCGACGCGTTCGCGAAGAACGTCTTCCACGTCGGCGAGGACCCCGGTCACGGTCACGCGGTGAAACTGCTCAACAACTACCTCTCGTTCGCCGCGATGGTCGCGACCTCCGAGGCGGTCGTTCTCGGCGAGGCGGTCGGTCTCGACATCGAGACGATGTGCGAGGTGTTCACCGTCAGCACCGGCCGGAACTCCGCCACGGAGGACAAGTTCCCCGACTACATCGCCGAGGGCGAGGAGGTGGGCTTTTCGCTCGCGCTGATGGAGAAAGACATCGCGCTGCTCGAACGGTTCGGCGACGAGAAGGGTCTCCCGCTGCTGCTGGCTGGCGTCGTCGCGAGCCAGATCGAGTACACGAGAGCGAGGTACGGCGAGACGGGTGACATGACCGACGTCTACGGCTACCTCCGGGCGGCGATGACGGGTGCGGATCGTCCGAATTCAGGGGCCGATCCGCGGGTGGATTGA
- a CDS encoding MFS transporter produces MAGWKRYTGLILLWQVAASVCFYAVYAVTPFVREGFDVSATLVGVMLTALMLGYTLCLLPVGSVIDAYGEKRALVVGLLGLAVAVAVVTLAGSYTLLLVSVLVLGAFYATAMPGTNAAVFNAIPHERLNTSMGIKQVGVTAGSGIAALAVPWFGATRFGWEVAFLLAAAVAGVVSVVFWVSYDAGGEGSGGETDRGGIRAHLTSPAYVLLTAAGFFLGAGLFTTTGYTILYVHESVGASVVFAGVVLAAAQVSGSAGRVVFGWLADRLSASLTAATLRILLVQSAASAVLFVAVILVDSPTLALLAFTALGLFVLGFTGVYYSCMGSLVPSEEMGSATAGGQIALNAGALCAPPAFGLLVDRSGYAAGWAMLAVAAAVAFCLLAMLARRG; encoded by the coding sequence ATGGCGGGCTGGAAGCGGTACACCGGACTGATCCTGCTCTGGCAGGTCGCCGCGAGCGTCTGCTTCTACGCCGTCTACGCCGTGACGCCGTTCGTCCGCGAGGGGTTCGACGTCTCCGCGACGCTCGTCGGCGTCATGCTCACCGCGCTCATGCTCGGCTACACGCTCTGTCTGCTCCCCGTCGGCTCGGTCATCGACGCCTACGGCGAGAAGCGCGCGCTCGTCGTCGGCCTCCTCGGCCTCGCCGTCGCGGTCGCCGTCGTCACCCTGGCGGGGTCCTACACCCTCTTGCTCGTCTCCGTCCTCGTCCTCGGCGCGTTCTACGCGACGGCGATGCCGGGGACGAACGCGGCGGTGTTCAACGCCATCCCACACGAGCGGCTCAACACCTCGATGGGGATCAAGCAGGTGGGCGTCACCGCCGGCAGCGGGATCGCCGCCCTCGCGGTGCCGTGGTTCGGCGCGACCCGCTTCGGCTGGGAGGTCGCGTTCCTGCTCGCTGCGGCCGTGGCGGGTGTCGTGAGCGTCGTCTTCTGGGTGTCCTACGACGCCGGCGGTGAGGGCAGCGGAGGGGAGACCGACCGCGGCGGGATCCGGGCGCACCTCACCTCGCCGGCGTACGTGCTGCTCACGGCCGCCGGCTTCTTCCTCGGGGCGGGGCTGTTCACCACGACGGGCTACACGATCCTCTACGTCCACGAGTCCGTCGGCGCGAGCGTCGTCTTCGCCGGCGTCGTGCTCGCCGCCGCACAGGTGAGCGGGAGCGCCGGTCGCGTCGTCTTCGGCTGGCTCGCGGACCGGCTCTCGGCGTCGCTCACCGCCGCGACGCTCCGGATCCTGCTCGTCCAGTCGGCCGCCTCTGCGGTGCTCTTCGTCGCGGTGATCCTCGTCGACTCGCCGACGCTCGCGCTCCTCGCGTTCACTGCCCTCGGCCTGTTCGTCCTCGGGTTCACCGGGGTTTACTACTCCTGTATGGGCTCGCTGGTCCCCAGCGAGGAGATGGGGAGCGCGACCGCCGGCGGTCAGATCGCGCTCAACGCCGGGGCGCTCTGTGCACCGCCGGCGTTCGGCCTGCTCGTCGACCGCTCGGGCTACGCTGCGGGCTGGGCGATGCTCGCGGTCGCGGCCGCGGTCGCGTTCTGTCTGCTCGCGATGCTCGCTCGCCGCGGGTAG
- a CDS encoding universal stress protein yields MYHVLVPIDDDERRVRSQAETILGLAGAAAVRADVLYVHEEIETPADEAGSSYIEEINRNLEEIQGLPETADLLVELLREANVETAVHGVTGEPEEAILAVAAEVDADAIVLGGRRRSPVGKAIFGSVTQAVILDADRTVMVSPT; encoded by the coding sequence ATGTACCACGTACTGGTTCCGATCGACGACGACGAACGGCGGGTCCGCTCGCAGGCGGAGACGATCCTCGGACTCGCGGGCGCGGCCGCGGTCCGTGCAGACGTCCTCTACGTCCACGAGGAGATAGAGACGCCGGCCGACGAGGCGGGGTCCTCGTACATCGAGGAGATCAACCGGAACTTAGAGGAGATCCAGGGGCTGCCGGAGACCGCCGACCTACTCGTGGAGCTGCTCCGCGAGGCGAACGTCGAGACCGCCGTCCACGGCGTCACCGGGGAGCCGGAGGAGGCGATCCTCGCGGTCGCGGCCGAGGTCGACGCCGACGCGATCGTCCTCGGTGGGCGGCGGCGCTCCCCCGTCGGGAAGGCGATCTTCGGGAGCGTCACGCAGGCGGTCATCCTCGACGCCGACCGAACGGTGATGGTCTCGCCGACATGA
- a CDS encoding acyl-CoA dehydrogenase family protein — translation MAHSWRDTMTLSGEQRLVRSSIRELCADFDAEYWREHDEAEEYPTEFVDALADHGWLGILIPEEYEGAGMSTAEVVVMMEEIAASGGGFSAAQAIHGGIYNSVPLVKYASEELKADLLPRVARGEASIQSFGLTEPNAGSNSTAMETSAEREERAGGQAEFVIDGQKIWISRVDQSDYLVLMARTTPREEVEKRTRGISMFLVDLEEAYEQDALEIKAIPKTVSGFVHSYEMWFSGLRVPEANLIGEEGRGFYQVLDGLNEERLVIAAECIGLGETALESAIEYANEREVFGGPIGANQAIQHPIAEAYAQVLAAKQLVYSGAEELDDAERTEAGAIANVAKYLAAEACFAAADAAVQTHGGFGVAREYDVERYFREARLTRIVPISQQLALNYLGESVLGLPRSY, via the coding sequence ATGGCGCACTCCTGGCGGGATACGATGACGCTCTCGGGGGAACAGCGGCTGGTGCGAAGCAGCATTCGGGAGCTGTGTGCGGACTTCGACGCGGAGTACTGGCGCGAACACGACGAGGCCGAGGAGTATCCTACCGAGTTCGTCGACGCGCTCGCCGACCACGGCTGGCTGGGAATCCTGATCCCCGAGGAGTACGAGGGTGCCGGGATGAGCACCGCCGAGGTCGTCGTGATGATGGAGGAGATCGCCGCCAGCGGGGGTGGGTTCAGCGCGGCCCAGGCGATCCACGGCGGGATCTACAACAGCGTTCCCCTGGTGAAGTACGCGAGCGAGGAGCTGAAAGCCGACCTGCTTCCGCGAGTCGCTCGCGGCGAGGCGTCGATCCAGTCGTTCGGGCTCACCGAGCCGAACGCCGGGTCGAACTCGACGGCGATGGAGACCTCGGCGGAACGCGAGGAACGTGCCGGCGGGCAGGCAGAGTTCGTGATCGACGGACAGAAGATCTGGATCTCGCGGGTCGACCAGAGCGACTACCTCGTCCTGATGGCGCGGACCACCCCGAGGGAAGAGGTCGAGAAACGGACCCGCGGGATCTCCATGTTCCTCGTCGACCTCGAGGAGGCGTACGAACAGGACGCCCTCGAGATCAAGGCGATCCCGAAGACGGTGAGCGGGTTCGTCCACTCCTACGAGATGTGGTTCTCGGGGCTCAGAGTCCCGGAAGCGAACCTGATCGGCGAGGAGGGACGCGGCTTCTACCAGGTGCTCGACGGGCTGAACGAGGAGCGACTCGTGATCGCCGCCGAGTGTATCGGCCTCGGCGAGACCGCCCTCGAGAGCGCGATCGAGTACGCCAACGAGCGCGAGGTGTTCGGCGGGCCCATCGGCGCGAACCAGGCGATCCAGCACCCGATCGCGGAGGCGTACGCGCAGGTGCTCGCGGCGAAACAGCTCGTCTACAGCGGCGCGGAGGAGCTCGACGACGCTGAACGCACCGAGGCGGGTGCGATCGCGAACGTCGCGAAGTACCTCGCGGCGGAGGCGTGTTTCGCCGCCGCCGACGCGGCGGTCCAGACCCACGGCGGCTTCGGCGTCGCCCGCGAGTACGACGTCGAGCGGTACTTCCGGGAGGCGAGGTTGACGAGGATCGTCCCGATCAGCCAGCAGCTCGCGCTCAACTACCTCGGCGAGAGCGTGCTGGGGTTGCCCCGGTCGTACTGA
- a CDS encoding helix-turn-helix domain-containing protein encodes MKYCDLRLRQPDSMLHPMQRFIRHGDVVTHEELLTWNLGREEGVEYELFYAEVTDPERYRGAIEAIDSIRWHRTARVDDRSLYVFACQETREEDVSLRRAFGELELVVVPPIVYDSEAAMRMTVVGQEADLGTLVGRIPGEIEVTIEGVGEYDRRHARVAGALTDRQAEAVRTAVDLGYYDVPRSASLAAVAAALDCAESTASDHLRKAESAVMSRIVE; translated from the coding sequence GTGAAGTACTGTGACCTCCGTCTGCGCCAGCCCGATTCGATGCTCCATCCGATGCAGCGGTTCATCCGCCACGGGGACGTCGTCACCCACGAGGAGCTGCTGACGTGGAACCTGGGGCGGGAGGAGGGAGTCGAGTACGAACTGTTCTACGCGGAGGTGACCGACCCGGAGCGGTACCGGGGGGCGATCGAGGCCATCGACTCGATCCGGTGGCATCGGACCGCGCGGGTCGACGACCGGTCGCTCTACGTCTTCGCGTGCCAGGAGACCCGAGAGGAGGACGTCTCGCTCCGGCGTGCGTTCGGTGAGCTGGAGCTCGTCGTCGTCCCGCCGATCGTCTACGACTCGGAGGCCGCGATGCGGATGACCGTCGTCGGCCAGGAGGCGGACCTCGGGACGCTCGTCGGGAGGATACCGGGCGAGATCGAGGTGACGATCGAGGGGGTCGGCGAGTACGACCGCCGACACGCTCGGGTCGCGGGCGCGCTGACCGACAGGCAGGCAGAGGCCGTCCGGACGGCGGTCGACCTCGGCTACTACGACGTCCCCCGGAGCGCGTCGCTCGCGGCGGTGGCCGCGGCGCTCGACTGCGCCGAGAGCACGGCCTCCGATCACCTGCGCAAGGCCGAGTCCGCCGTCATGTCGCGGATCGTCGAGTGA
- a CDS encoding acetyl-CoA hydrolase/transferase C-terminal domain-containing protein — MEVGDGSGEAAEGERIADGLPVVDPAEAAAEVGPEETLLVSGFGGVGYPKAVPEALAADGREKALTVVSGGGVGDEIDTHLVESGSMARRYPFQTKPTSREAINSGTVAFHDRHISRVADELRYGGLVDADTAIVEAVSVGENWLVPSTSIGNTPAFVEAADRLIVEVNAAQPRSLSAVHDVYTRTKPPERGPIPLVDPVGRIGAPEIGFDPSKLVAVVETDRPDDPYTFREPTSVDREIAAHLASFLSAEIERNPLLEERVALQFGVGSTGNALLEALSEVEFGGREVVYFGEVIQDGLLDMLDAGALAGASATSLALSADGQERFFASIERYAEDVVLRPADVSNAPALIDRFGVVGVNSAVEVDLYGNANATHVGGTHVVNGIGGGGDFSRSCPLGIVALPSTAAGEISRVVPMVPHVDHTEHDHSVVVTEHGVADLRGLSPRERAEALVGVADPAFREALDEYRERAERGGGNVPHDLETALSWHVEWGE, encoded by the coding sequence ATGGAAGTAGGCGACGGGTCGGGGGAGGCAGCCGAGGGCGAGCGGATCGCGGACGGGCTCCCGGTCGTCGATCCGGCGGAGGCGGCCGCCGAGGTCGGCCCCGAGGAGACACTGCTCGTGAGCGGGTTCGGCGGCGTCGGCTACCCGAAGGCGGTGCCGGAGGCGCTCGCGGCCGACGGTCGCGAGAAGGCGCTCACGGTGGTGAGCGGCGGCGGCGTCGGCGACGAGATCGACACCCACCTCGTCGAGTCCGGCTCGATGGCTCGGCGGTATCCCTTCCAGACGAAGCCCACGTCTCGGGAGGCGATCAACTCGGGGACCGTCGCGTTCCACGACCGCCACATCTCGCGGGTCGCCGACGAACTCCGTTACGGCGGGCTGGTCGACGCCGACACCGCGATCGTGGAGGCGGTGTCCGTGGGCGAGAACTGGCTCGTCCCCTCGACGTCGATCGGGAACACGCCGGCGTTCGTCGAGGCCGCCGATCGACTGATCGTCGAGGTGAACGCGGCACAGCCCCGGTCGCTTTCGGCCGTTCACGACGTCTACACCCGAACGAAGCCACCCGAACGGGGGCCGATCCCGCTCGTCGATCCCGTCGGCCGGATTGGCGCGCCGGAGATCGGGTTCGATCCCTCGAAACTCGTCGCGGTCGTCGAGACCGACCGACCGGACGACCCCTACACGTTCCGGGAGCCGACGTCGGTCGATCGCGAGATCGCCGCCCACCTCGCCTCGTTCCTCTCGGCGGAGATCGAGAGAAACCCGCTTCTCGAGGAGCGCGTCGCGCTCCAGTTCGGCGTCGGGAGCACGGGCAACGCGCTGTTAGAGGCGCTCTCCGAGGTCGAGTTCGGCGGGCGCGAGGTGGTCTACTTCGGCGAGGTGATCCAGGACGGCCTGCTGGACATGCTCGACGCGGGTGCGCTCGCCGGCGCGAGCGCGACGTCGCTCGCGCTCTCGGCCGACGGACAGGAGCGCTTTTTCGCGTCGATCGAGCGGTACGCCGAGGACGTCGTCCTCCGGCCGGCGGACGTCTCGAACGCCCCGGCGCTGATCGACCGATTCGGCGTCGTGGGGGTGAACAGCGCGGTCGAGGTCGACCTCTACGGGAACGCGAACGCCACCCACGTCGGCGGGACGCACGTCGTCAACGGGATCGGCGGCGGCGGCGACTTCAGCCGCAGCTGCCCGCTCGGGATCGTCGCGCTCCCCTCGACCGCCGCCGGCGAGATATCGCGGGTCGTCCCGATGGTCCCGCACGTCGATCACACCGAACACGACCACTCGGTCGTGGTCACCGAACACGGCGTCGCCGATCTCAGGGGGCTCTCCCCGCGCGAACGGGCCGAGGCGCTGGTCGGGGTGGCCGACCCCGCGTTCCGGGAGGCGCTGGACGAGTACCGCGAACGGGCCGAACGCGGCGGGGGGAACGTCCCGCACGACCTCGAGACGGCGCTCTCCTGGCACGTCGAGTGGGGCGAGTGA
- a CDS encoding MaoC family dehydratase: protein MRTDGGDETDGASDGETRLVAGWQGRYYEDFRVGDVYKHPFGRTVTETDNVWLTNVTMNLNPMHFNEAYARETEFGERLVDGTFVIALAVGMSVIDVSVNATANLGYDRIRHHAPVYHGDTIFAESEVLEKRESSSREHVGIVTTELRAYNQDGTKVLSLERTPMVLKREHAKPSASTPPGWPEGIGTQPGEE from the coding sequence ATGAGAACCGACGGAGGGGACGAGACGGACGGAGCGAGCGACGGGGAGACGCGGCTGGTCGCGGGCTGGCAGGGCCGCTACTACGAGGACTTCCGGGTCGGTGACGTCTACAAACACCCGTTCGGGCGTACGGTGACCGAGACGGACAACGTCTGGCTGACGAACGTCACGATGAACCTGAACCCGATGCACTTCAACGAGGCCTATGCACGGGAAACCGAGTTCGGCGAGCGCCTCGTCGACGGGACGTTCGTCATCGCGCTCGCGGTCGGGATGAGCGTGATCGACGTCTCGGTGAACGCGACGGCGAACCTCGGCTACGACAGGATCCGCCACCACGCGCCGGTCTACCACGGCGACACGATCTTCGCGGAGAGCGAGGTACTGGAGAAGCGTGAGAGTTCCTCGCGAGAGCACGTCGGGATCGTCACGACCGAGCTGCGGGCGTACAACCAGGACGGGACGAAGGTGCTCTCGCTCGAACGCACCCCGATGGTGCTCAAGCGCGAGCACGCGAAGCCCTCCGCGTCGACGCCGCCGGGCTGGCCGGAGGGTATCGGCACCCAGCCGGGTGAGGAGTAG
- a CDS encoding MmgE/PrpD family protein codes for MTDSLAAFCAEADAPPAESVDHLERHLLDWVGLVLGGRSVATSSESVLRTVEGLAGGRAPRLPTGSTLAPDRAALLSGTFAHSLDFDDTHRESSLHPGAPTIAAALPVARETEATGEALLAAISLGYDVTCALGRAVNPDAHYARGFHLTATCGTFGATAAAGLLRGFDEATFEAAFGVNGSQAAGSLQFLENGAWNKRLHPGLCAHRAVLATELADAGFRGSAEPIEGTFGFLHGYTDEPIPEALRGIEPGRAALETALKPYPCCRYMHAAIDALLEIGEGVDPDAIESVRVDLPGPGVRLTGEPITSKRRPENFVDCQFSTPFAAALSLSAGEAGLRAFLDAQERLDDPALRRLMDRVEVASTDRTNDPFPARWTAGVTVEADGTHERFVEYALGEPEKPMDWADVEGKFHELTRAAGIDRDGSASVVEAVGDLRDGHSDELFATLDALE; via the coding sequence GTGACCGACAGCCTCGCCGCGTTCTGCGCGGAGGCCGACGCACCGCCCGCCGAGAGCGTCGACCACCTCGAACGACACCTGCTCGACTGGGTCGGGCTCGTTCTCGGGGGTCGGAGCGTGGCCACCTCCTCCGAGAGCGTTCTGAGGACGGTCGAGGGGCTCGCGGGCGGGCGTGCTCCACGGCTACCGACCGGGTCGACCCTCGCGCCCGACCGGGCCGCCCTTCTGAGTGGCACGTTCGCCCACAGCCTCGACTTCGACGACACCCACCGCGAGTCGTCGCTCCACCCCGGTGCGCCGACCATCGCCGCGGCCCTCCCGGTCGCCCGCGAGACGGAGGCGACGGGCGAGGCGCTACTCGCCGCGATCTCGCTCGGCTACGACGTCACCTGCGCGCTCGGCCGCGCGGTGAACCCGGACGCCCACTACGCCCGCGGGTTCCACCTCACGGCCACCTGCGGGACGTTCGGGGCGACCGCCGCTGCGGGTCTCCTCAGGGGATTCGACGAGGCGACGTTCGAGGCCGCGTTCGGGGTCAACGGCAGTCAGGCCGCGGGTTCGCTGCAGTTCCTCGAGAACGGCGCGTGGAACAAACGGCTGCACCCCGGACTCTGTGCACACCGGGCGGTGCTGGCTACCGAACTCGCTGACGCCGGCTTCCGGGGCTCGGCGGAACCGATCGAGGGGACGTTCGGCTTCCTCCACGGCTACACCGACGAGCCGATCCCCGAGGCGCTCCGGGGGATCGAACCCGGGAGGGCAGCGCTCGAGACCGCGCTCAAGCCGTACCCCTGCTGTCGGTACATGCACGCGGCGATCGACGCGCTGCTCGAGATCGGTGAGGGGGTCGATCCCGACGCGATCGAGTCGGTCAGGGTCGACCTCCCCGGACCGGGCGTCCGGCTGACGGGCGAGCCGATCACCTCGAAACGACGGCCCGAGAACTTCGTCGACTGCCAGTTCTCCACGCCGTTCGCCGCCGCGCTCTCGCTCTCGGCGGGCGAGGCCGGCCTTCGCGCGTTCCTCGACGCCCAGGAACGCCTCGACGACCCCGCGCTCCGGCGGCTGATGGACCGGGTCGAGGTCGCCTCGACCGACCGGACGAACGATCCGTTTCCGGCACGCTGGACGGCGGGGGTGACCGTCGAGGCCGACGGCACGCACGAGCGGTTCGTCGAGTACGCCCTCGGCGAGCCGGAGAAGCCGATGGACTGGGCGGACGTCGAGGGGAAGTTCCACGAACTGACCCGTGCGGCGGGGATCGATCGGGACGGTTCGGCGTCGGTCGTCGAGGCAGTCGGCGACCTCCGCGACGGACACTCGGACGAACTGTTCGCCACCCTCGACGCCCTGGAGTAG
- a CDS encoding MFS transporter — protein sequence MKGNDRRIVLFTAGSHGLVHTYELSIPILMTVWLAEFSVTAAALGLAVTVGYGLFGVGALPGGVLVDRFGSKPLIIGCLLGMGVAFLLAAAAPSFPTLVLALALWGIAASVYHPAGLALISKGVTRSGTAFGYHGIGGNLGIALGPLVTVLLLLQFDWRVVTAALVLPTVVVVAYGLAVEFDETAAVETASRADGGSGDDSGSASDTKGQLTVGAILSDSRALFTLGFSLVFLIVMLSGLYYRAFLTFLPDLLSDLLDGVLHLELVDPESPYADEFDVSRYLYVGILVFGVAGQYLGGRLADRIAPERALAYVLATLATLAGLVVPAVALGLLPFLAVALLLGVALFTIQPLQQATVAAYSPSSVRGLSFGYTFLAIFGIGALGAGLAGAVLTYADVAALFVVLAGIAATGATLTVVLRRLTR from the coding sequence ATGAAGGGGAACGACCGCCGGATCGTGCTGTTCACCGCCGGGTCGCACGGGCTCGTCCACACCTACGAGCTGTCGATCCCGATCCTGATGACCGTCTGGCTCGCCGAGTTCTCGGTGACCGCGGCGGCGCTCGGCCTCGCGGTGACGGTCGGCTACGGCCTCTTCGGGGTCGGGGCGCTCCCCGGCGGCGTGCTCGTCGACCGGTTCGGCTCGAAGCCACTGATCATCGGCTGTCTGCTCGGGATGGGCGTCGCCTTCCTGCTCGCGGCCGCCGCGCCGAGCTTCCCGACGCTCGTCCTCGCCCTCGCGCTCTGGGGGATCGCCGCGTCGGTCTACCACCCCGCGGGTCTCGCGCTCATCTCGAAGGGCGTCACCCGGTCGGGGACCGCCTTCGGCTACCACGGCATCGGCGGCAACCTCGGCATCGCGCTCGGCCCGCTCGTCACCGTCCTCCTGCTGCTCCAGTTCGACTGGCGGGTCGTCACCGCCGCGCTCGTGCTCCCGACGGTCGTCGTCGTCGCCTACGGGCTGGCCGTCGAGTTCGACGAGACCGCCGCCGTCGAGACGGCGAGTCGGGCCGACGGTGGGTCGGGGGACGACAGCGGGTCCGCGAGCGACACGAAGGGACAGCTCACGGTGGGAGCGATCCTCTCGGACAGCCGGGCGCTGTTCACGCTCGGGTTCTCGCTCGTCTTCCTCATCGTGATGCTCTCCGGGCTCTACTACCGCGCCTTTCTCACGTTCCTGCCCGACCTGCTGAGCGACCTGCTCGACGGCGTGTTGCACCTGGAGCTGGTCGATCCCGAGAGCCCCTACGCCGACGAGTTCGACGTCTCCCGGTACCTCTACGTCGGCATCCTGGTCTTCGGGGTGGCGGGCCAGTACCTCGGGGGACGCCTCGCGGATCGGATCGCGCCCGAACGCGCGCTCGCGTACGTCCTCGCGACGCTCGCGACGCTCGCGGGGCTGGTCGTCCCCGCGGTCGCCCTCGGCCTGCTCCCCTTCCTCGCGGTCGCGCTGCTGCTCGGCGTCGCGCTGTTCACCATCCAGCCGCTCCAGCAGGCGACGGTCGCGGCATACTCCCCCTCGTCGGTTCGCGGGCTCTCGTTCGGCTACACCTTCCTCGCGATCTTCGGTATCGGCGCGCTCGGCGCGGGACTTGCCGGCGCCGTGCTCACCTACGCGGACGTCGCCGCCCTGTTCGTCGTGCTCGCGGGCATCGCCGCGACCGGAGCGACGCTCACGGTCGTCCTCAGACGGCTCACCCGCTGA
- a CDS encoding TAXI family TRAP transporter solute-binding subunit, whose protein sequence is MYTGNSRNRRDVLKGAATLGVITMAGCLDGDDDGDDDAAAADDAADADDAADADDDANGNGDQEDVTVTIAGTSSGSATQLAGQALARGASEHSDFVDVTVQETDGWTANLYEFDSGEFSSIGVDNNSLSKAMEDEDPFDEDPVESLPMQGWIFTSLEIFWVALEGSGIESTEDLREGGYTIYPIQPGFGTRLLTEEIIREADMWDQNEINNANTDDIPGAVEEDRVDALCIYGANGIELAGWCQEVDVRSNERLYVIEVDDEFRQTIEDTPGALLSEFEPYGFQQDVDQVTDQVVSWALGGQWAFGPDVPAHATHELARIASEHWETLQESDPTTLDHSDPETMTAAVLEDLEVHPGVADFYEENDVWDDGWTRGEAE, encoded by the coding sequence ATGTACACTGGTAACAGTCGCAACAGGCGGGACGTGCTCAAGGGGGCGGCGACGCTCGGCGTCATCACGATGGCCGGCTGCCTCGACGGGGACGACGACGGGGACGACGACGCGGCCGCCGCGGACGACGCGGCAGACGCCGACGACGCGGCAGACGCCGACGACGACGCGAACGGGAACGGCGATCAGGAGGACGTGACGGTGACGATCGCGGGCACCTCGAGCGGGAGCGCGACACAGCTCGCCGGGCAGGCGCTCGCACGGGGTGCGAGCGAGCACAGCGACTTCGTCGACGTCACGGTCCAGGAGACCGACGGCTGGACGGCGAACCTCTACGAGTTCGACTCGGGGGAGTTCTCGAGCATCGGCGTCGACAACAACTCGCTGTCGAAGGCGATGGAAGACGAGGACCCGTTCGACGAGGACCCCGTCGAGAGCCTCCCGATGCAGGGCTGGATCTTCACGAGCCTCGAGATCTTCTGGGTCGCGCTCGAGGGCAGCGGGATCGAGTCGACCGAGGACCTCCGCGAGGGCGGCTACACGATCTACCCGATCCAGCCGGGCTTCGGGACCCGGCTGCTGACCGAGGAGATCATCCGCGAGGCGGACATGTGGGACCAGAACGAGATCAACAACGCGAACACCGACGACATCCCCGGCGCGGTCGAGGAGGACAGAGTCGACGCGCTCTGTATCTACGGCGCGAACGGGATCGAACTCGCCGGCTGGTGCCAGGAGGTCGACGTCAGGAGCAACGAACGGCTCTACGTCATCGAGGTCGACGACGAGTTCCGACAGACGATCGAGGACACCCCCGGGGCGCTGCTCTCGGAGTTCGAGCCCTACGGCTTCCAGCAGGACGTCGATCAGGTGACCGACCAGGTCGTGAGCTGGGCGCTCGGCGGCCAGTGGGCGTTCGGACCGGACGTCCCGGCCCACGCGACCCACGAACTCGCCCGGATCGCGAGCGAACACTGGGAGACGCTCCAGGAGTCCGACCCGACGACGCTCGACCACTCCGACCCCGAGACGATGACCGCGGCGGTGCTCGAGGATCTGGAGGTCCATCCCGGCGTCGCCGACTTCTACGAGGAGAACGACGTCTGGGACGACGGCTGGACGCGGGGCGAGGCCGAGTAG